One Micropterus dolomieu isolate WLL.071019.BEF.003 ecotype Adirondacks linkage group LG23, ASM2129224v1, whole genome shotgun sequence DNA window includes the following coding sequences:
- the chordc1b gene encoding cysteine and histidine-rich domain-containing protein 1, whose amino-acid sequence MSALCYNKGCGQRFDPENNPDDCCTYHPGVPVFHDALKGWSCCKRRTTDFSDFLSIAGCTKGPHNKEKPPEPVKPDVTSSGGKKDADDQKPKFNEYIISAPKPQEAIRRPSADEPLVRMQHKVSASLRQALEKLKLSENAAEKNEEDSDEIKIGTSCKNGGCTKSFEGPVSDSDVCSYHPGFPIFHEGMKYWSCCKRKTSDFNTFLSQEGCAKGTHLWKKKDAGKKVVPCRFDWHQTGAQVIISIYAKNAVPELSYVDANSTILNIHVIFEGEKEFDQKISLWGVIDVSKSTVNMMAAKIEIAMKKSEPMSWARLDLPPPLAPPQENEKKKEETDSEDEDE is encoded by the exons ATGTCCGCGTTGTGCTATAATAAGGGATGTGGGCAGCGATTTGATCCGGAAAATAACCCAGACG atTGCTGCACCTATCACCCAGGAGTCCCAGTATTCCACGATGCATTGAAG GGATGGTCCTGCTGCAAGAGAAGAACTACAGACTTCTCAGACTTCCTCAGCATTGCT GGCTGTACAAAAGGCCCCCACAACAAGGAGAAGCCCCCTGAGCCGGTGAAACCAGATGTGACCTCATCAGGAGGAAAGAAAGACGCAGATGACCAAAAACCAAAGTTTAACGAGTACATCATCTCCGCACCTAAACCCCAGGAGGCGATACGCAGGCCCAG TGCTGATGAGCCGTTAGTGAGAATGCAGCATAAAGTCTCTGCTTCTCTGAGGCAGGCTCTGGAGAAACTGAAGCTATCTGAAAATGCGGCTGAGAAGAATG AGGAAGATAGTGACGAGATCAAGATTGGAACATCCTGTAAAAATGGAGGATGTACAAAA AGTTTTGAAGGACCTGTAAGCGATTCAGATGTGTGCTCATACCACCCTGGATTTCCTATCTTCCATGAAGG GATGAAATACTGGAGCTGCTGTAAGAGGAAAACCTCCGACTTTAACACCTTCCTCTCTCAAGAGGGCTGCGCAAAGGGAACACATCTGTGGAAGAAGAAAGATGCG GGTAAGAAAGTGGTTCCATGTCGGTTTGACTGGCACCAGACCGGGGCGCAGGTCATCATCTCTATCTACGCCAAGAACGCCGTCCCAGAGCTGAGCTACGTGGATGCAAACAGCACCATT CTCAACATCCACGTTATATTTGAGGGAGAGAAGGAATTTGATCAGAAAATTAGCTTGTGGGGA GTGATAGATGTAAGTAAAAGCACAGTGAACATGATGGCTGCCAAGATCGAGATAGCCATGAAGAAGTCTGAGCCCATGTCATGGGCTCGTCTGGACCTTCCTCCCCCCCTTGCCCCCCCCCAGGAGAACgagaagaaaaaagaggagACTGATAGTGAGGATGAAGATGAATGA